In the genome of Streptomyces globosus, one region contains:
- a CDS encoding helix-turn-helix transcriptional regulator: protein MPLTPEPGCRRYAASSPEAARAFLEEAYGSRLRMCAPAPPGAPYRLVHTDTGAFAGGEIDLPGRLHVTSGPPGCLVVAVVRAGRAELRDGPDEYRLAAGQVFLGGRLGSARTARTEDIRLRTVTVPWALVRAAARQAGPLPAGGTVRFTGLLPLDAARAGTWQRTAEFVHSTLLVPEAAASPLVLGESARLLAATALSVFPNNALGCLEGPPRPRDGRDATSGTLRRAIAFIESNADTDIGLAEIAAAVPVTPRALQYAFARHADTTPLGYLRRVRLAHVHAELQAAEPGDGLTVTAIAARWGFAHAGRFASAYRQAYGTTPSHTFRTRSPAR, encoded by the coding sequence ATGCCCCTGACCCCCGAACCCGGGTGCCGCCGGTACGCGGCGAGCAGCCCCGAAGCCGCCCGCGCCTTCCTGGAGGAGGCCTACGGATCCCGGCTCCGCATGTGCGCGCCGGCCCCGCCCGGGGCCCCCTACCGCCTGGTCCACACCGACACCGGCGCATTCGCCGGCGGCGAGATCGATCTGCCCGGCCGGCTGCACGTCACCTCCGGCCCGCCCGGCTGCCTGGTCGTCGCCGTGGTACGGGCCGGCCGGGCCGAGCTGCGCGACGGGCCCGACGAGTACCGGCTCGCCGCCGGCCAGGTCTTCCTCGGCGGCCGCCTCGGCAGCGCCCGCACCGCCCGCACCGAGGACATCCGGCTGCGCACCGTCACCGTGCCCTGGGCGCTGGTCCGCGCCGCCGCCCGGCAGGCCGGCCCCCTCCCCGCGGGGGGCACCGTACGGTTCACCGGACTGCTCCCGCTCGACGCGGCGCGGGCGGGGACATGGCAGCGCACCGCCGAGTTCGTCCACAGCACCCTCCTCGTCCCGGAGGCGGCCGCCTCGCCGCTGGTGCTCGGGGAATCGGCCCGGCTGCTGGCGGCGACCGCCCTGAGCGTGTTCCCGAACAACGCACTCGGCTGTCTGGAGGGGCCTCCGCGGCCGCGGGACGGCCGGGACGCCACCTCCGGCACGCTGCGCCGCGCCATCGCCTTCATCGAGAGCAACGCCGACACCGACATCGGCCTCGCGGAGATCGCGGCCGCCGTGCCCGTCACGCCCCGCGCACTCCAGTACGCCTTCGCCCGGCACGCCGACACCACCCCGCTCGGCTACCTGCGGCGGGTGCGGCTGGCGCACGTACACGCCGAACTCCAGGCCGCGGAGCCGGGCGACGGCCTGACCGTCACCGCGATCGCCGCCCGGTGGGGCTTCGCGCACGCAGGACGCTTCGCGAGCGCCTACCGGCAGGCGTACGGGACGACGCCCTCGCACACCTTCCGCACCCGCAGCCCGGCCCGCTGA
- a CDS encoding isoamylase early set domain-containing protein, whose protein sequence is MLERTARKNRTEVTFVLPPEEPAGDVSVVGDFNGWTPGTHRLTPRADGNRAVTVRLEAQRVHQFRYLAAGDYWFNEDEADGREGVNSRLTT, encoded by the coding sequence GTGCTGGAGCGCACCGCTCGCAAGAACCGCACCGAGGTGACGTTCGTCCTCCCGCCCGAGGAGCCCGCGGGCGACGTCAGCGTCGTCGGCGACTTCAACGGCTGGACGCCCGGTACCCACCGGCTGACCCCCCGGGCGGACGGGAACCGCGCCGTCACCGTGCGGCTGGAGGCGCAGCGGGTGCACCAGTTCCGCTACCTCGCCGCGGGCGACTACTGGTTCAACGAGGACGAGGCGGACGGCCGCGAGGGCGTCAACAGCCGCCTGACGACCTGA
- a CDS encoding helix-turn-helix domain-containing protein, translated as MHSTLFRTTSADETRAYLAEAYGTAVRLGSAARSGSVFHHERRTSGALCLDQGRLAASVVYDVQPLDHLLVLDVLGGRVRLDCGRSGAYAAGGVLLAAAPGTPMRTAVEHMHARAAVLHPGLLRDVAGLPPDAPIPPGLHTADAPAETARWRAAVRYAWSLLDSGPAATGPGTPLVRDAAARLLAAVALEAFPGFRTRPDPLAPGAGRVGPAVLRRAAEFAHDHADRAVGPSDMAAAAGVPPRVLHAAFAAAVGTTPRAYLRRVRLMRAHADLAAGSAAGVPAAVAAVAARWGWGRPALFSNAYAAVYGEPPGETLRRSRPSG; from the coding sequence GTGCACAGCACCCTCTTCCGGACCACGTCCGCCGACGAGACCCGCGCCTACCTCGCCGAGGCGTACGGCACCGCCGTCCGCCTCGGCTCCGCCGCGCGCAGCGGCTCCGTCTTCCACCACGAGCGGCGCACCTCCGGCGCCCTCTGCCTGGACCAAGGCCGCCTGGCCGCCTCGGTCGTCTACGACGTGCAGCCGCTCGACCACCTTCTCGTCCTCGACGTGCTCGGCGGCCGGGTGCGGCTCGACTGCGGCCGCTCCGGCGCGTACGCCGCCGGCGGCGTCCTCCTCGCCGCCGCGCCCGGCACGCCCATGCGCACCGCCGTCGAGCACATGCACGCCCGCGCCGCCGTCCTCCACCCCGGGCTGCTGCGCGACGTCGCCGGACTGCCGCCCGACGCGCCCATCCCGCCCGGCCTGCACACCGCCGACGCGCCCGCCGAGACCGCCCGCTGGCGCGCCGCCGTCCGCTACGCCTGGAGCCTGCTGGACAGCGGCCCCGCCGCCACCGGCCCCGGCACGCCCCTCGTGAGGGACGCCGCGGCCCGCCTCCTCGCGGCCGTCGCCCTGGAGGCCTTCCCCGGGTTCCGCACCCGCCCCGACCCCCTCGCACCGGGGGCGGGGCGCGTCGGCCCGGCCGTCCTGCGCCGCGCCGCGGAGTTCGCGCACGACCACGCCGACCGGGCCGTCGGCCCGTCGGACATGGCCGCCGCGGCCGGAGTCCCGCCCCGCGTACTGCACGCGGCGTTCGCCGCCGCCGTCGGCACCACGCCCCGCGCCTACCTGAGGCGCGTGCGCCTGATGCGGGCGCACGCCGACCTCGCCGCCGGGTCCGCCGCCGGCGTCCCGGCCGCGGTCGCGGCCGTCGCCGCCCGGTGGGGGTGGGGGCGGCCCGCGTTGTTCTCGAACGCGTACGCCGCCGTGTACGGGGAGCCCCCAGGCGAAACCTTGCGCCGGAGTCGGCCGTCCGGGTGA